Within the Legionella pneumophila subsp. pneumophila str. Philadelphia 1 genome, the region AAGCTAAAAGAATTGGTTCGAAAGTCATTCATGGACACACCCACGAAATGGGAAGCTTACCATTAAACATTCAATTGAAATATATCGGTATAAGTTTTGGAGTTTTATTGATTATTGTTTTGATAATGGCCTTTTTTGTTCCATTGAAAATATAACAGAGATTTTTATTAAATCTGAACAATGTTGGATTAAAATAATCCAACATTGTTTTCGTCTTATTGCATGGTTCTTGATATTGCTTTTCCAGTTGCTTTAATATCTTGTTTAGCTCCTGTTACAGTCCCCTTGACAGTATGGCATGCAGCTAATAGAGCAATGCTGATACTGAGAGCCCCTAACTTGATTAAATTCCTTTTTAAGTTAAACATAACTCCTCCTTTATACTTATAATTCATTTGAATTTTAAACGCCCGTTTTTTACTTGCTGCTGTATGTCTTGGACAATTGGAGGCACGCAGGTTGTTAAACGAGCCATATAAAAATCAAATAATTACGTTGGTATTTTTAGTTAATTTTCATAAAAAGAATTCTTTACATAAAGAATAGAAGAGTATTCTTAATTTTCAAGATACAATTTCTATCCAATGAAACAGTCGGGATTTACGAAAAAAGTAATCGCCAGAATTCGCTCTTGTTACAAAATTATTTGTAGGTAATAAAACTGATACGCCCCGTTCGCTCCAAACGAGCTTCTTTCACTGTTGTCAAATCACTTGCATTTAATTTTTCTCTGAAAACCTGCCTCAAATCTTCTTCAGTCACTTGATGTCTTTTCAAAGCACTCCAAATGAGCTGCCCATCTTGTATTAATAGCACCGATTTCCCTTTAACCAGTTTTCCAAATCCGTGGGAATAAAAGGAACAAAGAGCAAAGATCCAATGTAAAAAAATAAGTAAACTGCTCCCAGCCATTGCAGATATTAAAGTAGAGTTGCCATTAATTGCACGACTTAACACGGCGCCAATGACAAATACAAAAATATAATCAAATGCTGTTTCAAAATTGAATCGGGTATTGCCAACACGGATGATAAAAATTGCGAAAACGTAGATAATAAAAGTTCTTATAAAAAGATATAAAAGGTTTGGATCGGAATTAATATTATGGAGGTAGTCAAGCCACATATCTGTTTCAACAAATCACTTATCCCAAAACTATAAATAGAATTGCTTTTCTTTTGCAATAACTTTATCAAATTTTAAATGGATTGCTTTTGAATGCCTGTCTGGATAGAGAGTTAATCTGTTGTTTATAAACATCAATTTCGGCAGATAATCCTCTATCCGGGCATATAAAACCTTATTTTCTCAGATTAGTTCTGATAATTAATTGATATTCACGTCGTTTTTTCTTTCATAAAGAGTTCATTAAGCTTGTCTTCGTAAAAATGGTAATTTAATACCTGATACAACTCTTCGCGAGTTTGCATCTCTGCCAGAATATCGTTTTGGCTGCCGTTTTTGCGGATTGTGTCGTAAACTTTTTCTGCAGCGGCACTCATTGCCCGAAATGCACTTAAAGGATAAAGAGCCAGGCTAACTCCTACTTCCTCTAATTCTTCCAGCGTAAATAATGGAGTAACTCCAAATTCAGTGATATTGGCCAATACCGGAACATTACATTGCTCAGTTAGCGCCTGATATTCCTCAAGTTTACGTACTCCTTCGAAGAAAATCATATCTGCCCCGGCTTCAATATAAGCACTAATTCGCTCCAGCGCCTTATTTAATCCTTCATTCGCCAGGGCATCAGTTCTTGCCATAATAACAAAATCAGGATCAGTTTTCGCATCCACAGCGGCCTTAATACGATCTATCATTTCTTCTTTTTCAACCAATGCCTTACCCGGGCGATGACCACATCGTTTCGCTTGAACCTGATCTTCAATATGTACCGCTGCTGCCTCAGCTTTAATCATTTCTTTGATAGTCCGTGCGATACTAAAGGCTCCACCCCATCCTGTATCAATATCGACCAGGAGGGGTAAATCAACGGCACTCATAATGCGCCGTACGTCTTCGAGTACATCATTTAATGTGGTAATGCCCAAGTCTGGTAAGCCGTAAGAGGCGTTAGCTACTCCTGCTCCTGAAAGATAAATTGCATGAAATCCTGCTCTTTTGGCTTGCAAAGCGGTATAGGCATTAATTGTTCCTACAACTTGCAATGGTTTTTCATTCATTAACGCTTCGCGTAGTTTTTTTCCCTGGCTGTATCGAAAATTTGACATTTGGTTTCCTTGTTTTGCCTAAGATGAGAATTTATCAGGACTTACGAAAAATCCCAATCTCTTTGTTAAAAAAAGTTTTTAATTCGGTCATTTAGTTTATCTAAATGAGAGATGGCAAAAATCAATTACAAATCATGAATAACCCAAACATTTGGCTCAATGTATATTCCAATATCCTTTTCTTTATTGATAGTTATAGGATTTAATCCGCCTTTAACAAGATATTGACCTGTTTGAAGCAATGGATGACCGAGCCATTGTTCCCACTGAGCAACATTCGCTGTGATCACGCGTGATCGCTGGCATGGATAAGCTATTTTTCCTCCCAGTTGTGCATGAACTCTTAACCAAGGATCAAAAATAGTATTATCCACTCTTTTCCACTTCAAATAATCCTCTAGGGAAATAAGCGGGTAGTTTTCTTTTTGGCTAGGTCTGGCTGGCACTATTAGTGCTTTATATTGAGCCTCCTGTGCACTGGCTTTTAACCGATTTAATAAGAGTTTGCTTAAACCAAGTCTTTGGTAAGCCGGATTCACTGTCACTGATACAGCAGCAAGATAATTTGATTGGGTTAAGGGTGTTGTAGATTCCAGATGAGACAGGACCCAATTTAATCCTTCTTGTGGCAAATTATCGAGTGATTGATCAAGCGCTACTGGCAAAGAATTAATAACAGCTACTACCTCACCATTATAGTGAGATAGCCATTGGTATAAAGGATAATGACTATAGAGCTTAAAAAGAGTGTCATTTTTGATGCGTTGATAATCAGGCCAAATCTTTTGTCGTAAATGTAGAATTTTCTCTATCCAGTCTTCTTGCGCCTTGCCAGTTAGCCACATAAGTTTGTTAAGCATGAGCTTGTTCCAAAAGGTGTGCTTTTGCGTTAATTAAACCGGACCACCAATCTTCCATTATATCGATCGCCGCATACGCGCCATCCATTATTTCTTTTTCCTGGAGAAAAATATTGGGATCAACGTGCTCTTCAGCAAGCGTATGATCCATAAACTTGCCTAACTCATCTTTATGCGCCTGTTCTACTCCATCCAGGTGTAAATCATGGAATTGCTTGATGCGAGAATTCTCAAAATCCAAACCTTTTCTTTGACAAAGCTCGGCGCTTATTTCTTTAAATAAAATATGCTCAAATATTGCAGCTGTTTCAGTAGCGTACATAACGCCAAGGGTTTTGGATGCGTTAATCACAATCAAGGCTTCAAGGCGCATAAAAAACTGTCTGGTTGCCACATACGGAATCCTGTTTGTTACATCCAGGCCGATTTTTTTTAGTGCATGCCGATACATTTGAGCATGATTTTTTTCTTCGTTATAGTTAGCGAGTAACTCTTCAGAAACTCCGGGATCAGAAAGCGACTTGGTTTGGATATGAGAATTCATTAAAAAACGAGTATTATTTAACGAAAACTGATAATGCTCCATGGTTATCCATTCAAGATAACTCGTCGAAAATTTTTTTAGGTCACTAAAATAATTTAAAATTTCGGTAGTAAATTGGTTGTTTCTCTTATCCATGTATTCTCTTATCATGAAGCCTCCAGTCAGTATTAAAATCAATTCCAAGGGTTTACCATAACTATAAAGATCATATAATTAAAATATTATTTTATAATTATCTTGATAATTTTTAGTTATGATAAATTTTTCACAAATCCAGGTATTTATTACAATTGTCGAATCTGGTGGATTTATTGCTGCTGGAGAGAAGATGCATCGTTCACAGCCGGCAATAACTAATGCCATAAAAAAATTGGAGTCCAGCCTGGGCTTCGAACTGTTTGATAGAAAAGTATACCGACCTCAACTCACTGCGAAAGGTAAAGCTTTTTATCAAAAAGCAAGAGAAGTGGTCGCTCAATTTATGCAACTGGAAAATAGTGCTGAAACATTGAGATCCGGAGTAGAAACACAATTTTCTATAGATCTCGATATTGCTTTACCATTGCCAGGATATGCTCCGCTTATTCAATCTTTCATAAGACAATATCCCGAAACTTGTTTTTCACTAAGTAACAATACTTTTGTTCGATGTCTTGAGCGCCTGGAAAGAAGAGAGTGCCATTTATGTATAGCTGCAAGCCATATTCGTTCTCCACAGATAGAATATTTGCGTATGCCTTCCATACGAATGATTCCTGTTGCGAGCAGGGACTATTATGACCAGCATAAAGAAAGAATAAATAATCCCAAGCTGGGAATATACTGTATGCAAATTATGATAGCTGGCACGCAACAGGAATTATATCAACTCAAGATTGAGCCATTAAGTCATTCTATGCCCAAATGGTTAGTGGGTGATATGTATATTCGTAAACAACTGATTTTATCGGGTATGGGTATTGGCCGTTTACCGGATCATCTGGTTGAAAAGGAGTTGGCAGAGGGCTCTTTGGTTCAGTTAAATACCAGGGATTATGTAGCCGTTACTATGGATATTTATGCTATGCGGTTAAATAATCAAGAGCATGGCATGGTCTCCAATTATGCTTGGCAATCACTAAAAAGTTATGCTGAAGACACGGTATCTCCCGATTTGAAATAACCAATTTTTGCGTTTGCTTGCTAATTCAAGCAGTTTGGTGGATCGAATATTTGAAAAACAGGAGGTGATTCATTGACATAAAACCAAGATAAGCCTAAATTTAAATCAAAAAGACATAAAATTGATCTCCAGTTGGATATTATAATGATTGATTTTAAAATAAATTCCCAACCTGATGATGAATCTTGCGGGCCAACCTGTTTACATGCCATATATCAATATTATGGCTTGGATATCAGTTATGAAGAGGTGGCAAACCAGGTAGAGAGCTTTTTATCTGGTGGAACAATAGCGCCCATGCTTGGTAAACATGCCTTGCAATTGGGATTTAAAGTCACCCTTTATGTCAATAATTTACAATTGTATGACCCGACATGGTTTAATAGCGATGGTTCATCAAATACCGACGTTCTGAGAGAAATGCTCATGCAACAAATGAGGTATAAGCGTAACCAGTATCTTGCCCGCGGAACACATGCAGCACTTGATTTTCTGACTTTAGGGGGCGCTATCTATTTTCGATGCCTAACTGCAGAAATTTTAAAGGAATATTTTGCCAGGCAGATTCCCATATTGACAGGGCTTAGTTCAACCTATCTGTATAACTGCAGTCGTGAATTATTCAACAATGAAGGCAAATCGAGGAGTGATCCTATTCGCGGCCTACCGTGCGGACATTTTGTTGTACTGTGCGGATACAACCAAAAACATCGCTTAGTAGTGGTCGCTGATCCTTACAAAAAGAATCCGGTTTCAGGTGATAATTATTACACCGTATCCATCCATAGATTGATTAACGCAATTATGTTGGGAGTAGTGACGCGTGATGGTAATTTATTGATTATTGAACCGAAAAACTCGTAGACGAGCAGCAAGTTCGAACTATCCCAGACCAAGCAATTGTATTACCAGATTTTTAATATTAATTTAAATAAAACAGTGCGAGTAAATATCTTCTTTATCATTCGCTAATAATTCATATACAATGGATGCCGGTTAATTTAAAGAATATAACGACACCTCCAAAATGAGCCGAGATGAAAATTGACAGCTGGTGAGTAACGTAATAGCAAAAGCTTCTCATGAAGAAATTTTGGAAATTATCAATAATTTAATGGCTTTCTATTTTTATGGGTTTAACTTTTCTCAAAGGTCATAAGTATGGGGCAAGGTGAAGAGCTGGTTTCTATACATTTTGTTACTAAGAGTGAAAGTCTATTCCGAGCTTCGGTTAATTCATTAATTTTTAAATTAAGTTTTTCAATACGCCTTTCAGCCATATCTCTTACGCGCTCTCGATCATTTTTAGCATCAAACTCCAATAGTTCTTTTATTTCTTTTAAAGTAAAGCCTGCTTTTTTGGCTAAAAGGATAAACTTTAAGCGACTTATATCATCGTCACCATAACGCCTTATTTTTTCAGCTCCAAGTTCTTTGTTAAGCAACGGAACATGAAGCAGTCCCTGGCGTTGATAATAACGCACGGTTTCAATGCCAACTCCACATAATTTAGCAAATTCACCAATTTTTTTATTATTCATTACTTGACTCCGTACTATAGTACGTACTCTATATTACTATTTATAGACCATTAATCATAGGGGATAGAAATGAATCATACTTCAATTAAAAAAGCAGTTTTGTATCGCATGGTGATAGAACATCATGTTTGCCCTTATGGTCTCAAAGCTAGAGATTTATTAAGACGTCAAGGC harbors:
- a CDS encoding DUF421 domain-containing protein; this encodes MWLDYLHNINSDPNLLYLFIRTFIIYVFAIFIIRVGNTRFNFETAFDYIFVFVIGAVLSRAINGNSTLISAMAGSSLLIFLHWIFALCSFYSHGFGKLVKGKSVLLIQDGQLIWSALKRHQVTEEDLRQVFREKLNASDLTTVKEARLERTGRISFITYK
- the prpB gene encoding methylisocitrate lyase; translation: MSNFRYSQGKKLREALMNEKPLQVVGTINAYTALQAKRAGFHAIYLSGAGVANASYGLPDLGITTLNDVLEDVRRIMSAVDLPLLVDIDTGWGGAFSIARTIKEMIKAEAAAVHIEDQVQAKRCGHRPGKALVEKEEMIDRIKAAVDAKTDPDFVIMARTDALANEGLNKALERISAYIEAGADMIFFEGVRKLEEYQALTEQCNVPVLANITEFGVTPLFTLEELEEVGVSLALYPLSAFRAMSAAAEKVYDTIRKNGSQNDILAEMQTREELYQVLNYHFYEDKLNELFMKEKTT
- a CDS encoding GNAT family N-acetyltransferase, coding for MLNKLMWLTGKAQEDWIEKILHLRQKIWPDYQRIKNDTLFKLYSHYPLYQWLSHYNGEVVAVINSLPVALDQSLDNLPQEGLNWVLSHLESTTPLTQSNYLAAVSVTVNPAYQRLGLSKLLLNRLKASAQEAQYKALIVPARPSQKENYPLISLEDYLKWKRVDNTIFDPWLRVHAQLGGKIAYPCQRSRVITANVAQWEQWLGHPLLQTGQYLVKGGLNPITINKEKDIGIYIEPNVWVIHDL
- a CDS encoding DUF3865 domain-containing protein, whose amino-acid sequence is MIREYMDKRNNQFTTEILNYFSDLKKFSTSYLEWITMEHYQFSLNNTRFLMNSHIQTKSLSDPGVSEELLANYNEEKNHAQMYRHALKKIGLDVTNRIPYVATRQFFMRLEALIVINASKTLGVMYATETAAIFEHILFKEISAELCQRKGLDFENSRIKQFHDLHLDGVEQAHKDELGKFMDHTLAEEHVDPNIFLQEKEIMDGAYAAIDIMEDWWSGLINAKAHLLEQAHA
- a CDS encoding LysR family transcriptional regulator, producing the protein MINFSQIQVFITIVESGGFIAAGEKMHRSQPAITNAIKKLESSLGFELFDRKVYRPQLTAKGKAFYQKAREVVAQFMQLENSAETLRSGVETQFSIDLDIALPLPGYAPLIQSFIRQYPETCFSLSNNTFVRCLERLERRECHLCIAASHIRSPQIEYLRMPSIRMIPVASRDYYDQHKERINNPKLGIYCMQIMIAGTQQELYQLKIEPLSHSMPKWLVGDMYIRKQLILSGMGIGRLPDHLVEKELAEGSLVQLNTRDYVAVTMDIYAMRLNNQEHGMVSNYAWQSLKSYAEDTVSPDLK
- a CDS encoding C39 family peptidase encodes the protein MIDFKINSQPDDESCGPTCLHAIYQYYGLDISYEEVANQVESFLSGGTIAPMLGKHALQLGFKVTLYVNNLQLYDPTWFNSDGSSNTDVLREMLMQQMRYKRNQYLARGTHAALDFLTLGGAIYFRCLTAEILKEYFARQIPILTGLSSTYLYNCSRELFNNEGKSRSDPIRGLPCGHFVVLCGYNQKHRLVVVADPYKKNPVSGDNYYTVSIHRLINAIMLGVVTRDGNLLIIEPKNS
- a CDS encoding MerR family transcriptional regulator, whose amino-acid sequence is MNNKKIGEFAKLCGVGIETVRYYQRQGLLHVPLLNKELGAEKIRRYGDDDISRLKFILLAKKAGFTLKEIKELLEFDAKNDRERVRDMAERRIEKLNLKINELTEARNRLSLLVTKCIETSSSPCPILMTFEKS